AAACAGTACCGCGTTAAAACTTATAATCGCATCAACAACTGCCGTATCCAGCCATTCACCGCTGCCCAGACCAAAGGCCAGACGGTCAATTTCACTCTGTGTACTCAAGCGGAGCAGCCCATTCTCTGCGTTGACATCCAGCATCAGATTCAAGGGCAATGTTTTATCTCTGATGGTAAGAAAACCATTAATCATCCCATCGTTATCAGAGGTGCCTTCATAACGGATCTCCGCGTAACGCTTAACATCCAACCATTCATTACTGTGCAGTAACTGATCCCGTTCGGTGTTATTTGTATCAAGAGAATCGGCACTAATCTTAAGCTTCAGGCTTGTCAGTAATCCAACTGATGTAAATTCAGCATCCACGCTGAACGCTTTGACCTGACCTGAAAATACTCTCCCCATTTGCTTGCCACTAAACTGAATATAGCTGGCATCTTTAACCAAATCAGCAGCCCCAGCCAGTCCACTGGCAAGCATACTGACACTCAGTAAAGCGATGCTTAAACATTGTTTCACTGTAAACACATTTAAACTCCCACAACCTCTACTGGTACGGACTCATGCGTTGCCATACATCATCTTTCAGCCACCAGCGATGCCAGATAACAGCGCCTATATGACCCGTCAGCAGCAAACATAATCCCCAACT
The DNA window shown above is from Aliamphritea ceti and carries:
- a CDS encoding YceI family protein, which codes for MFTVKQCLSIALLSVSMLASGLAGAADLVKDASYIQFSGKQMGRVFSGQVKAFSVDAEFTSVGLLTSLKLKISADSLDTNNTERDQLLHSNEWLDVKRYAEIRYEGTSDNDGMINGFLTIRDKTLPLNLMLDVNAENGLLRLSTQSEIDRLAFGLGSGEWLDTAVVDAIISFNAVLFFKPS